atactccacagttgttgtagccccatgtattctacgtgtcacaattgttgtgtctcacgtaatgtatatgccacaattgttgtgactccatacataagtaatcaagatgaaacgtgactggaatacgaaatgactgaagccctgacgtaacacaatgtgacttgaacataacttgaaatacatgaccaacttgagatagaaacatttcgtaacatggcataacatataatagacaacatatttaacatgacatacttgtaacagtgaatattacatgacttgacatacatgtaatagatggcatacttagcatgacgtacttgtaaggtacagtaatacatgacagaatatattatgtaacagataaaaattgatgacagaataaattctgtataatagacaattacgtgataatttggcatggcatgacatatatgataacgcacatacatacactgtagttcctttacttagcacacatacacagtatactgctaataagttaaaagctaacttacctcaatctccgcgtttcttataaaaccttaagcgcgatcacgaggaactgtaattagtaattctaaaagttagcattaaatcactaataaattaaaatatgaaaaatactaacttaaagagtaaaatttcaattttactctctgcatgtagaaaaatgaccgttttacccataacttaaggattttgcatactaacttcagatgtcaccaaaatttacatacctcatgtaaattttatcctcaattcaaatatcaatttagaaaaatttaaaactaatcacaactattaaaactccatagggccgaaattcccatatgctatttccattgatttttgtttccaacttgttttgatcaacctttttatctatgacttataaatatgtgatcttcaaaccaaaccatcacatggtttaaaaagatgtcctaaaacatatataagcttctaattcaagatcacgtgattaaaaattaaccaaaacataaatttagccaagaacatccacactttggcttatttgaatatctctttgcataaaatttcatatctttgaaactaacatcaaatatcttcaaaataataatataacatgtatataagatgcttagtatcctccaataaaattatcaaagtcattggaataggtttagaccaccaaagagttaaactttctcaaaacagaaactgtttttcctcttccagtttctaagtttctaaatctaagaaaatatttcatcaaaacctttaatcatgcaaaaatcctcaaccaataatcatatacacatgttaacaatactctataaaaatttcggacccatatctatccattagcttggtcaaaaactccaaactataacatattctccagtttatctcccagaatgatctttctatagtttacataatatttgactgaccaaatgatcttcaaatagaacaaataagatatccacgtaatctagattcaaaaaggaacaacttatatgaaggagactttataataaaacacttacaaaagttttgaaatgggcgtgcaaaagaactcataaaaactgtccgagagagagtgtttgatattcttttaatggaaagtgtaaatgaatataatttcgtggggaggggtggctggagatacttatggatgagatatggaagagatgaggttggagtgagagttaagtgtaggactctcttacccgaaatgagagttaagtgtaggactctcttacccggagtgagagtggagtataggactctcttacctaataatatctacaaaaatcaactcaagatatttttacccaataatatccacgaaattagcttaaaatatttttattcaataatatacacaaaattagcttaagatatttttatccaataatatctacagttttgaacagacgtttcgcccgaaattatgaaaaagtgttattgcgccataagaccttaaataaccctccgagtctaatggcacaaaccataatacattttgacacttctaactatctccaataatcaaaaacacacttctgatactatagtaaataataacactaactatgtagttagacaaaaacctatatgattaatggatttgtaaaaacttatagagtcttcacgagatttctaaagtcaatagaaattccacaattgaatttctaacgggctgttacaaatAGTAgccaaatctaaaataattttattaaaagaatcgAGATGGTCAGAAATCGATATACCTGCAAACATCTTGAATGtgttgagttttattttcttgtacagTCGGTTGGCCAGAGATTATATCATGTAAAGGCTCTCTAATTTCAACCAAATTCTAGCAACGGTGTCTTCGTTGGCTACCTCCCTCAGAACTTTGCCTCCGAGAGAAAGCATGAGTGCGCTGTGAGCCTTCCTCAAGATTTCTTTCTTATCCTTCTCTTCaacaaattccattttcttttctccaaGAATAGCTTCTTGGAGACCCTGTTGAGTGAGAAGGGCTTTCATCTTGATCATTCACAGCCCAAAGTCATTCTTTCCATCAAAATTTTCGATATCGAACCTCGCAATCCCCATCGAACCTgactctgataccacttgttatattttcaatcatctcacaacaaatactcaaataatcaaattaatataactagTTGTAATATGCAATTAATTTGAATAAATGATAACCAAAACtccaagaaaattaaataattaacgtGATCAgtttagttttctattttaaacaaattagaaatctgaaatcacaatatatatattcatgcaaaatcaaaaataaaagtaagaataataaaagaaatgcaaaatcaACACAAGAAATTATTTGGTTCGACCTTAATGGTCTACATCCATGGCAGGAACAGTTTAGGAGTCTTTATTATTAAAGAATGTTTTAGAATAGAGTTTTACAATCACTTACAACCATTTCTCATCGCACAAAAATAGAGAGTGGCTTTCTCGTATTATTCTCTAACGAAACCACACATTTCTTGCACTTGATTTTCACTTCAAGTACTGATTTGATCTTGAtaaaaactagggtttcaactctctgtttctctcagACGGTGGCTTCATGAacgaaggagaaaaagaaattcTGACTCTGCACCTCCCGAAAGTCTGATAtgcctttatatataaaactagaTAATTATAGAATTGCCATTTACCCAATATTACAAAGAATGtcattaatgaaatacaatgAAATGGACAAACGGTAAGTCGTTAGAACCAAAAGCTTGGCATATCTTCAACAAAGATGATCTCTAATgccttcataattttttttatcaaaatgagTAATCAAGGACATATACAAaaaaaacacctagcccatactagagaATGCCTTCATAATTACAAACATCTTGTGTTAATAACGATTAGACCCACGTAATAAACACttccaaaatgaaaaagaaggggaaaaaaggCATATAACACGATCCCAGTACTCGATCAacttttgagataaaataatcaaatatatatatatatatatatatatgtaactttGATCTTGTACTACCACTTTGTGAATAGATAAGGAACTTGGCTATAAGATAGGTCTTTATCATGTCTTACTTTTATGGATTATTTCACAGTAGTTTTCCCATCCTACATCTATACATAATTATAACTATAGAGTAATGTAAAATAAGATAACGATGAAAATCATATTAACTCCTCATATCCTCGAGAAAGTTGCTTGATCACTACTTGACAAATCGAACGGGCTGATCATCCAATTAGAAATCATTGGATTTGGATCTTGTGCTTCGGGTCCGAGCTGCCCTGGCAGCTGTACTGCTTGAAAGTTATGATTCAACATCATTTGAGAACTCGACCACACTACTTCTTGATTAGAGGCTATTATGTCTTCGCCTGGCAATGGTGGCAACCCATAATTGCTTGTGTCATACTTCATAGATTGTTCAGTTCTATCGGCTTGATCATGCTTCTGAGTAGAGGAGGCTGATCCACAAAAGTAGATCTGGCCATTGGCACTTGGAAAACTTTCCACAGAAAGTTCATGAGAAAGAGTAAGCTGGCATTCAAagaaaccattttcttccactaATTGAGTGCCCGAGCTCATATTAGTGTTTGATATACTCAAAGACTCCAATCTTGAATCGAAATCACTAGGAAATTCCGGCAATTCAAACCCTGTCTTGGAATCCGGcttttgatttaaaaattttgcataaacAAGTGCAAGGTCAATATGTGAACCATCGTTCATCAGTGACGAGCTAGTGGACTCAACCAATAAGGAATTCCCCATTAATGGACCATTTGGGAGATTCCCATTAGACAAACTTCCTGACTGGACACCATCAGTACTGGATAACCTTAAGGATTTCCCCCTTCTGTTTTTCCGGCAGCCACCACCGACGGGTACATTCCTGAGGGATCCACCTTTAGTCCAATACCTTCTACAGCCCTTGCAAAAGTACCTTGGTTGTGTCAAGCTGTAGTTGTTGTAGTAGCAAAATTTTGTGTTGCAAGAACCACACCGTGGACAATTTGGAGATATCTGATCAACTTTTGGTTTCCATCCGCTCTCCATCATGACCAACTGCCTCAGACTGCATATGCTTC
This genomic interval from Carya illinoinensis cultivar Pawnee chromosome 10, C.illinoinensisPawnee_v1, whole genome shotgun sequence contains the following:
- the LOC122279922 gene encoding dof zinc finger protein DOF3.5, with translation MMESGWKPKVDQISPNCPRCGSCNTKFCYYNNYSLTQPRYFCKGCRRYWTKGGSLRNVPVGGGCRKNRRGKSLRLSSTDGVQSGSLSNGNLPNGPLMGNSLLVESTSSSLMNDGSHIDLALVYAKFLNQKPDSKTGFELPEFPSDFDSRLESLSISNTNMSSGTQLVEENGFFECQLTLSHELSVESFPSANGQIYFCGSASSTQKHDQADRTEQSMKYDTSNYGLPPLPGEDIIASNQEVVWSSSQMMLNHNFQAVQLPGQLGPEAQDPNPMISNWMISPFDLSSSDQATFSRI